One part of the Anopheles coustani chromosome 2, idAnoCousDA_361_x.2, whole genome shotgun sequence genome encodes these proteins:
- the LOC131265437 gene encoding AP-2 complex subunit mu, whose protein sequence is MIGGLFVYNHKGEVLISRVYRDDIGRNAVDAFRVNVIHARQQVRSPVTNIARTSFFHIKRANIWLAAVTKQNVNAAMVFEFLLKIIDVMQSYFGKISEENIKNNFVLIYELLDEILDFGYPQNSDTGVLKTFITQQGIKTATKEEQAQITSQVTGQIGWRREGIKYRRNELFLDVLEYVNLLMSPQGQVLSAHVAGKVVMKSYLSGMPECKFGINDKIVMEAKGRSGISGNADNEASRSGKPVVVIDDCQFHQCVKLSKFETEHSISFIPPDGEFELMRYRTTKDISLPFRVIPLVREVGRTKMEVKVVLKSNFKPSLLGQKIEVKIPTPLNTSGVQLICLKGKAKYKASENAIVWKIKRMAGMKETQLSAEIELLETDTKKKWTRPPISMNFEVPFAPSGFKVRYLKVFEPKLNYSDHDVIKWVRYIGRSGLYETRC, encoded by the exons ATGATCGGTGGTCTGTTCGTGTATAATCATAAGGGCGAGGTGCTGATATCCCGCGTATACCGGGATGACATCGGTCGAAACGCGGTCGATGCGTTTCGCGTGAACGTGATTCACGCCCGGCAGCAGGTTCGTTCGCCGGTAACGAACATCGCCCGGACGAGCTTTTTTCATATCAAG CGGGCGAACATTTGGCTGGCGGCCGTTACGAAGCAAAATGTGAACGCTGCGATGGTGTTCGAGTTTCTGCTGAAGATTATCGACGTGATGCAGTCGTACTTTGGCAAAATCTCCGAGGAAAACATCAAGAATAACTTCGTGTTGATCTACGAGCTGCTCGATG AAATCCTCGACTTTGGCTACCCGCAAAACTCGGACACGGGCGTGCTGAAGACGTTCATCACTCAGCAGGGCATCAAGACGGCGACGAAGGAAGAGCAGGCGCAAATCACGTCGCAGGTGACGGGCCAGATCGGATGGCGCCGCGAAGGCATCAAGTATCGTCGCAACGAGCTGTTCCTCGATGTGCTTGAGTACGTGAACCTGCTGATGTCGCCCCAGGGGCAGGTGCTGTCGGCGCACGTTGCCGGTAAGGTGGTGATGAAGTCGTACCTGTCCGGTATGCCGGAATGTAAGTTCGGCATCAACGACAAGATCGTGATGGAGGCGAAGGGTCGCAGCGGCATTTCGGGCAACGCGGACAATGAAGCGTCCCGGTCGGGCAAACCGGTGGTCGTGATTGATGATTGCCAGTTCCACCAGTGCGTTAAGCTGAGCAAGTTCGAGACGGAACACTCGATCAGCTTCATCCCGCCGGACGGTGAGTTCGAGCTTATGCGTTACCGTACGACGAAGGACATTTCGCTGCCATTCCGAGTGATTCCGTTGGTGCGCGAGGTTGGCCGTACAAAGATGGAGGTAAAGGTGGTGCTGAAGTCTAACTTCAAGCCGTCGCTGCTGGGGCAGAAGATTGAGGTGAAAATTCCCACCCCGTTGAATACGTCCGGGGTGCAGTTGATCTGTTTGAAGGGCAAAGCCAAGTATAAGGCATCTGAAAATGCGATCGTTTGGAA AATTAAACGTATGGCCGGTATGAAGGAAACGCAACTGTCCGCCGAAATCGAACTCCTCGAAACGGATACCAAAAAGAAATGGACCCGACCACCGATCTCGATGAACTTTGAGGTACCATTCGCACCGTCCGGATTCAAG GTGCGCTACCTGAAGGTGTTCGAGCCGAAACTGAACTACTCCGACCACGATGTCATCAAATGGGTGCGATACATTGGACGCAGCGGACTGTACGAGACACGATGCTAA